The following are encoded in a window of Sorex araneus isolate mSorAra2 chromosome 11, mSorAra2.pri, whole genome shotgun sequence genomic DNA:
- the LOC101545215 gene encoding interferon-induced protein with tetratricopeptide repeats 2-like: MFQNFQRRISLASFFPTEAIANMSETNSSLKQSLSQLKCHFTWNFKEKDIPEDLEERLHEQIEFSNSASKGTMYNMLAYIKHLRGKDEDALEYLKQAEESIQQEHCDKAEVRNLVTWGNYAWVNYHLGRLPEAQAYVDKVKQVCKKFSSPYRIECPELENEEGWTRLKCGGLQTERAMVCFEKALEKHPRDPESTSGLAIAVYRVSDSQTPVDVTDSLHKAIKLNPDNHYLKVVLALTRQRMKEGDEGESLVEEALEKAPKDPEVVEAATKFYKRKGDSEKTSELTQKNLTRQHYYKGYIYRGEVLRKSNMMSSDELNELIKKAIDHLKKAHEMDENLPCVCLYLGELYSRVGEHEEAERYFQEELGKAQTPIAKQRFHLHYGNVQLENNQTEKAIHHYMEGCSFWSKRKLVTEAGLDFGSLIGILI; the protein is encoded by the exons ATGTTTCAGAATTTCCAGAGAAGAATCAGCTTGGCATCCTTCTTCCCAACAGAAGCAATCGCCAACATGAG TGAGACCAACAGTTCTCTGAAGCAAAGCCTTTCCCAGCTGAAATGTCATTTCACGTGGAACTTCAAGGAAAAAGATATCCCAGAGGACCTGGAAGAGAGACTACATGAGCAGATTGAATTTTCAAACTCCGCGTCCAAAGGCACAATGTACAACATGTTGGCCTACATAAAACACTTACGTGGTAAGGATGAGGATGCCCTGGAATACTTAAAGCAAGCTGAAGAGTCAATCCAGCAAGAGCACTGTGACAAGGCAGAAGTCAGGAACCTGGTGACCTGGGGAAACTATGCCTGGGTCAACTATCACCTGGGCAGACTCCCAGAGGCGCAGGCTTATGTTGACAAGGTGAAACAGGTGTGTAAGAAGTTTTCTAGCCCCTATAGAATTGAGTGTCCTGAGCTAGAAAACGAGGAAGGGTGGACACGGCTAAAGTGTGGAGGACTCCAAACTGAAAGAGCCATGGTGTGCTTTGAGAAGGCTCTGGAAAAACACCCACGTGATCCTGAATCTACCAGTGGACTGGCCATTGCGGTATACCGCGTGAGTGACAGTCAGACACCTGTGGATGTCACTGACTCACTGCACAAAGCCATCAAACTGAATCCTGATAACCACTATCTTAAAGTTGTTTTGGCTTTGACACGTCAAAGGATGAAAGAAGGAGATGAAGGAGAGAGCTTAGTTGAAGAGGCCTTGGAGAAAGCTCCAAAGGACCCTGAAGTGGTTGAAGCTGCAACGAAGTTTTATAAAAGGAAAGGTGATTCTGAGAAGACTTCTGAACTCACACAGAAGAACCTCACCCGCCAGCATTATTATAAAGGATACATTTATCGGGGAGAAGTTCTCCGGAAGTCAAATATGATGTCAAGTGATGagttaaatgaattaattaaaaaagctaTAGATCATTTAAAGAAAGCTCATGAGATGGATGAAAATCTCCCCTGTGTCTGTCTCTACCTTGGTGAACTCTATTCGAGAGTGGGCGAGCATGAGGAAGCAGAGCGTTACTTCCAAGAGGAACTTGGAAAAGCACAAACTCCTATAGCAAAGCAAAGATTCCATCTGCATTATGGCAATGTTCAGCTGGAGAACAACCAAACTGAAAAGGCTATCCACCATTATATGGAAG GATGTTCCTTTTGGAGCAAGAGGAAGCTAGTAACTGAGGCAGGTCTGGACTTTGGAAGCCTCATTGGCATCTTGATCTGA